A stretch of DNA from Anopheles nili chromosome 2, idAnoNiliSN_F5_01, whole genome shotgun sequence:
TGGAAGCACTCGTCTTGGCTTTGACACTTTTCCTTTATCATTTTTGTAACGTTCGTCAGCATGTCTGAGTCGTTCTCTAGTAGACATTTCTTCAGTGCTCTGATGCTAGCGTCAGACTCATTATCGACCTCTTCATTGCTTTCTATTTTTAGATATTTGCTAACGGTTCGAGACGTTAATGTAAACCTTTTTACATTCTCGTAGTAGGAAGGTTGCTGCTGCGCTGCGATTTGTAAAGCAATTAACTTATGTTTTTGTAACAGCATTCGTTGTATAATCTCaatcttttccttctcttcgtCACTGAAGGAGCTGTTAAAATGAGCTTTAACTGTGGCAAAACTGACGACTAACTGGTTTAGACTAGATTGATCAACTACAATCTGTTTAAGTCTCAGCCAATCATTTAAATTCATACTACCGCTTTTCAAACGATCTTCAACATCGGCCTCACGATCGCTTACTTCGCTGGTAGTGCTCAGCGTAACAAAGCCTTCTCGACGATCGCAGCTTAGGTCTTGAGTAAATCTTCGAACCCGTCTAATAACAAGCTCTTGGGCTTGATATTCCGATTCTACATCTTCTATGTCATGTAAACTTTCATTTTCTAGCAAAAGCTCATCCTCCTCTTCAGACTCGACGTCGGATTTGTTGGCTTGATACTGGATTTCAATACTTGCTTCATTATTCAACGTTTGTCCTACTGATCCTTCATTCATAGTACTGGAATTCATTCCTAGTGAGGAGGTTTGTCGAGAGCTTTGCTTGTTCAACTGGTGCGTTGAGCTTTGTTGTTCATCTTTCGTATTTGCAACATCGCTCGGACGTTGGTTTTGTTCCGCAATCGTAGTTTCCACTTGAACAGCCCTTTGTTGAGCCTCAACTTCTGCCTTGGCTCGGTTCAAGTACTCAGAATACGTGTCTAACATAACTCTTTTCGAAATGGTTTTCTGCCTTACTCCAACTGCATGATGTTCCCTCTCTCTGCTAGGTTTTGTGTTATTTCTCTCCTCAAACTCACTCACGGCCGGATGCTCAAGTCGCGATGCTACTATTTTAGCGTACATAGATTTGTCGTGTATTTTAGACATATAAGGACAATACACCCTGTCTGAACCATTATTTTCGTAGTATTCCACAGAAAGCTTGCTATTCTTGTCTTCCCCAAAATACTTGGGCCAATCACCAACCGAAAAGTCCATATAACCCATGTCCCATCCGTGCTTCCCGTGTCGACCGTACAATCCACCTCTTCCATCTTCTCCATCAGCGCCATCGATTCTCTCCTTTTTTACATCAAACGGCTGAACGGTTTCCAGCCTCTCGACGACGATATCTCCCGGAAAACCGCCCTGTCCGCCCAAGCCACATTTTCCGCCAGGTTTGCCGGATGTTCCCGGTGATCCTttgtacaacaaaaaacactgaCAGTTTGTGATCACATCGCCTCCTTGAAATGAGAACGTTATCTTGTGtccagtgtgtgtgtctgcCTCATAAAAGTAGTTGTGCAATTCCGGTGGTACAAACATGACAAAAAAGCTGAAGAAATTGTACACGTACGATTGTTCTGCCCACTTTGATACAAAGTTGCTGGCTTGCTTCTTGATACTATTAACCGTATCATTTATATTAGTAAATCGCAAATGGGGAACGCTTCGGGCGCAAGGTGGAAACTTTGTGACAAATTCCTCCTTCGAGATGCCTACACCGTCTACTCCTGCGACTCCGTTTCCACCGCTCTGTCCTGTGCTGCCTTTTCCTCCATTCGAAACGACAATTAATCGTTCCGGATGGTCTATTTTATTCGCAAGTATGTAAACGTTGCGTCCACTTTCTCCACGATGACCATCCTTGCCGGGCAAACCATGGCCCTCTGTTGCCGTGCCTGCATTCGCCGTGTACGTGtgatcattcgctttaccggATACATTCCATCGCGATGCATCAGAAATGATGATCTCATTCGCAAGTACAACAATATTGCGCCCGTGCCAATGATCATTCACGAGGTTTGCATCTATATTAAGAACAAGTCCAGCAACGAACCGAACTTCTATGATCGCAACTTTGGTAGAAAGTATTTGTTCAATGCGGGATAATATCTTGCTCACAGTGATCTCTTTGCCGACAATTTCGATAATAGCACGATTATCTTCGAATTTTTCACTTATTGTAACATCATTCGAGTGAGCCATCTTGTTAGAACAGCACTAGCACTGTTGCTGCAATcagaaagatatttttttcatgaaaagaaatatactgtgtttttttatgaaaatgatgaaagcAAACGTGAAATCGTTCGTATTTCTCACGTTATTTTCTTATGAAAAGATTAATAATTGTATCTTCAATCATTGCATTCACCGTTCGTCAGCATTCAAGCATCGCCACTATTCGCTATGCTGACTTTGGGAAAATTCCACAAGCCACTGACACCGCGCTAAAGCTCGTATGCTTTTGCTGATGGAGTTTATTGAGAGGCATAAACAGCATAAACATACAACACAGAACGTCTCCGCAACACAGAACTTAAACAGCAACTAAAACTGTCTCCGAGAGGAAGATTTCACGCTCCGTGTCTCACAAAAGAATGCCTCACAACGTTTGCGCTTGCGCAACGGGTGACGTGTATGCCGTACGCGTAGCGCAAAAAGCCGGTGATGAGTCACTAACTAAGTTGGAGCAGGTTTTACTCGCACGTTCCTTCGCTGTAACATGTCTGAATGTTTTTGTGCTGGTTGGTGGAGCTTAATATTCAGCTGTTTAGATGCATGCCGGTAAGTGATAGCGTTTCTGATAACCAATTCCAACGAAGCCGGTAAGAATGGTGATAAGATTGTGCGAATTTTCTATCTACACTTATAAATTGAATCATCATAAATGAAATACCTAACGTTCTGTAAATACCATCGAAAAGCATAAGAGAATATCATCACAACGTATATAAATCCACTAACTTAGTTTAAATACGACCCGAATAAAGatggttttgcaaatttgttTCACTCACTTCACACACGATTAACAAATCAGACAAATGATATGACCCGTGCGTAGCATACGAAAGGCGAATGAACACTGAGTTGATATGGGCGTATGCTTTCGCTTTAGTACGCTCCCCTGGCGCTTAAGTAAGCAATATGCTCGTCACATTCGTATCAATGTGTGCATGCCGATAAGCGCATGCGCCAATATCGTTTATCTATCATTTCAGGGATGGTCAAATCCGGCCCGCTAGCTAGGCCTTatgaagaacacaaaaaccaaaatcaacatcaacgtTATCGTATCTATCTacatttttttcgaaaacatcATATTTCATTCTATAAAGTTAAAGGAAGTTCAATGGCATTAGTGCAGCGATACATATGTCCTGCTACGGGGCTCGAGTGCGGCGGAGTTTAATCAACGACAGAGTGAAAACCCAATACAGAGCATGACCAACGGGGcaaggagaaataaaaaccacattttgttgaaataaaaaccagtcAAAGTGTTAATTTGTAGTTGTGCTGTATTATTCATTCTGCCTCGTcttattaaaatgtttaaagAGTTGTTTCATATTGCCCGCAGTTTCAGGCTAATTTTAAATGTCTGGCCCTTTTGGTAAAAACTGTACCGACCACTGATTGAGGGAGTTGTCTTAACAAATCGTTTGTGATAACAAAATATCGGTTAATCACCTTATCATTGTTATATAATTTTGTATCGATATAAGTTAAAAATAGTCTATTGTGAGCTAAGTCTATCATTCCTTGCATTGGCCACGAAGCGTGTTTTATCATTTACTGACCATGCTCTCTTCTAGTGTAGGTAAATAACCACACACTGGGTACATCATGCTCGGTTGAGACAGCCAAGCAGAAGCTCGTATTACTTATGCAGCAGTAATACAATATGCTTACCGAGCATCTTCAATCAGCCGGGTCAAGGGCAAGAACAGCCAACCTAGCAAACATTTATAATAGCTATGATAAACCCAGATATAAGAGAAAACTGTGACTGAgtataaatgaagaaaatctGGACTGAACGACAGACTCAGTGTCCGGTAAGCAAACCTAAcgtttcgtgtttctattcaagaaCTTGGAGTGTCCtcctacccaaggtaaggactcaaagtctccaacactccagtatgggaaaactcttctagatttccaaagatcgtctggacgatcatatccgtgacAGCTCCACCGATTGCATATATTACAAGTGTTTCTAGGTCCGAACTTTCCACATGGCGACCTGCCACACTATGTACGTTATCTTTCCTGTGTTTTTCGAAAACAGAACATCCAACGCAAGTTGCATTTAAAACCATCACTGTAACATAGCAGTTGTGCTTTTATGCGCTTTTTAAGAACTTTTCTAAAAGCTCTCCCTTCTCTTCTAAAAGAACTATTCTAAAAGCTGTTTTAGCCAAACATGATTCTTTACATGAGTGATTTTCATGTTTGTCTTATTGGCGTTACTCGTTTCAAGTAGAATCTACTTTAACAATTATTAAatataacgaaacaaaatatccAAAGTTATATAaaagttttgaaacaaaaaaaaccaataaaagtttagaaacaaaaaaatcagcaGCCCAATTTATGATAGCATATAATCACTTTTATTGGAATTTTCGTATCTTTGGTATAACTATGAGTTTATTTCCCATTCCCATTAAGATATCAACACCATGTTTTAACCCGTCTTACAAACGACTCATCCCGCTAGAGattgtattttaaaaacacGTGCGAGAATATAAATTGTTGTATCCAGCCGGCCGTATTGCCGACTGCCGGTTTCGACCCTGCTATTCGTGAGATGCCGATGACTAGACTAGACGATGAAGACTGACGAAAAAGCGTCAAATTGAAAGATGTACCAACGTCCCACGCTTTTACCTGTTGCCCGAATTCAGCATTTCGATCCAGTGGTGACTTGGCACGTGTTCGATGCAAGAAACAATATCTTTGATTATCGCCCAACCTTCGGTCCTTTCGTATTCGTTGCGTTGCTCGATAAACGGCAGAAGCAGCCCGTAAAAAATCTCGTTCGTGCGTCAGATCATCCGATGACAATGGTGGATAGAAACAACTACAAATACACTGACGataacgatgacgacgacgacgagaagagaacgtttagatCTGAGGTATCGATAAATGATGAGCGCCACGCTCTGGTCCGAGTGGTAGGCACTCCGGAACGGCCATCCCTAATCCTTCTTGTGCTCGAACAGATCGTCAAACACGGGATGGATCTGGTCGATCATGTCGCTGCACGTCATGCTGCGTCCCTTTAGCTTAAACGCGTACTTATTGCACGTTTTCGTGAGCGTACTGGCCGCAAAGCACGCCACCATGGCGGGTGAAACTTCCTGCTTCGATTCCAGCGACCAATAGTAGAACGTCGCCAGTGATCCGGCGAGTAGATCGCCCTGGCCACCACACCGTCGCCCGGAACCACCCTGCGGACATTCGTACTTCTCCAACGTCAGCGAATCGTAGATCCGATCGTTCAGTCCCTTCTCGATCACAGTCACGCCGGCACCGAGCCGACCCAGCGCAAGCATAATTTGATCCCGATCCTTCCCGAACAGCCGGCAGAACTCGATCGCGTTCGGCGTGAGAATGACACCGTAATAGTCCTTCACGAGGCTAATGTCCTGCGTGATCAGGAACAACCCATCCGCGTCGATGATGAGCGGTTTCTGCAGTTGCCGGCAAATTTTTATCAACTCTGCTACGGTCTGCAGAATCTGCCGGTTGCGCCCTAAACCCGGACCGATAACTAGCACGTGTAGTCGCTCGAGCCACGGTTCGATCTGTATAATGGCGTTGTTCGAATCTAGCAACGGATGCACGATCAGCTCCGGGCTGTACGATTTAATGACCAGGGCAGCCGCTTCCGGGCAGAACACGTGCACGAGATCTGCACCGACTTTCAGGGCGCTAATGGCAGCGAAATATGGCGCTCCCGTGTACTCTAGCGAACCGCCCACGATGCCGATACGTCCAGCTTGGCCCTTATGACGGTCCGTCTCGAGGTGAGGCACTATGTTACGGGCTCGCTCTAACAGTGGGGATTTATTTTCTGACGACATCctggacgacgatgacgagcgGCAAATCGACAAGCTAGTCGAGTTTACAACGTTTCGAAGGAACTGCACTGCAGGGAAGCGAACATCTGAAAAACAAGAGCAAACAATATCATTGTAGTCTCGTTGCATTCAATTAATCATCGcttcttttcatttcgttcaactagcacactcacacacattgTCCGGTGCGTTGCGCAAGGATGTTTGCGTATTAAATTTGGCACACAAAATAAGCCAAAAAGGGAATGAAATTAGATTTTAGTTCAAAAAGTGCAACATTTATCGCCAACAATACAACCGCCCttcaaaacaagcgaaaacacacgcacgcacagcaCGCTGACGTTTAAAATGTCAGCTGCGTAACGTCAGATTGGTTTAAAAACATAGCCgcagaaaaataataacattatttAGGCTTTGGAAGCTTATTTCAATATTATTAAGCATATCTGAAGCATtagaattttatttaaaatcatcAATTCATGGTTTCAGCAATCTAACATCAATAATGGTTTTAGTTTAGTTAGTCAATTCGATCTGCCATTACCCCTGAGTTGATATACTTTCTTGAAACCTTTGTGCCAAAAGATCGTAAGCTAATGGATGATTTTTTGAAACTTTCTAAAAGTTCTAAGATCATTCACACGGATCAACGGCTAGCAGCCCTAAGTTGTTATACTTTCCTGTTGATTTAGAGTAAAATTGGCgtgaaataacaaaaacaccgATCGGAAGCTGGGTAAGAGAAAATACTCAACGAATATGTTCATTAAAAGCAACTAAAGAATGCTCAACAACTTGCAAAGCAAATGCGGTAAAGTTAAAAATGCGGTAAAAATGTTCGCGCACTCGTCGAGAAAGATCAagaaaatttttcgcaaaagtatCAGGAGAGCATGTCTGCAAagtaacatttttatttaaaaaataccgaacccgaaaaatgtgcaaaaaataaaacttataATTCAAACTGGATAGGGTTGTGCTGAAGCTTTCAAAAGATACCAACAGATGGCAGTACTCAAAtatgtgaaacatttcattgaaatgatttgaaatttttcaagcgtttttaacagcgccatctatcaTTGAATagtaaaagcaaaaattcTTGTTCGTGTagttagcgccatctattgtcGAGTTGAGGAAATGTTacagcgttttatttttgaagcgtttatatatttttccaagttttttattttggggGCTGGTAAGCTCTCCTGTTATTTTTACgtaaaattttcccattttcgccCGTCAATTTTTGCGACAGTTTTtacttccctttttttcattttgaacaCTGTTGGCAGTTAAAAATTTGCTTCTCACGCGCATTTTTTATAAGAAAATTTGGGAAGATATCGGGTACATctattgtttgaataatttccaatcattttgaaaattgtgaaaaatttgaTAATAAAAGAAATGCGTCCAAAAGATGATTCTTATTCCGCACGTGGTAACGCATTGCATGCAATTTGAATAGGACGTCAATGAAGAATCTGATGTTATGGTAAGTTTTTTAAACACTTTCACTCATTATGTGTATTCAACCATTGTTAGAGCATTGTTTTTCCTAAGCAGTAAATGGGATTGCAGGCAtcttattttttcaaatcggcTTTAAAAACTGTGGCAAAATTAAATGACGAATGACTTTCTTATCTCCAA
This window harbors:
- the LOC128731818 gene encoding ATP-dependent (S)-NAD(P)H-hydrate dehydratase; the protein is MSSENKSPLLERARNIVPHLETDRHKGQAGRIGIVGGSLEYTGAPYFAAISALKVGADLVHVFCPEAAALVIKSYSPELIVHPLLDSNNAIIQIEPWLERLHVLVIGPGLGRNRQILQTVAELIKICRQLQKPLIIDADGLFLITQDISLVKDYYGVILTPNAIEFCRLFGKDRDQIMLALGRLGAGVTVIEKGLNDRIYDSLTLEKYECPQGGSGRRCGGQGDLLAGSLATFYYWSLESKQEVSPAMVACFAASTLTKTCNKYAFKLKGRSMTCSDMIDQIHPVFDDLFEHKKD